One Thermoplasmata archaeon genomic window, GTCGAGTCCTGCGGCTAGGGCACCAGCCACGGCGTCGGAGCCGAGGAAGCCATCGACCACAGGCGGCACATAGGCGCGGGCCAGGGGATGAGTTGCGACCCCCAGCTCTTTAGCGGCCAGGCCTCTCGGCTCGCGTGCGGCGGGGGCGTAGGGAGCTTCCGCGAGCGTGTTGAGGGGGAGCCCAAGGAGGCAGTGGTGCATGAAGGTGTTGCCCACCGCACAGATGTCAAATAGCTCGCGCACTGAAATTCCCACCGTTCCACAGACCCTAGCGCTCAGGGCGTTTATCTCCGATAAAAGCGACTCTCTAAGCCTCCTCTCGCCCCCCTTCTCGCCCATAGCGAATGCTATTCTAGTGACAATGTCCTCCCCCATCTCGGTCTGTGGGTTGAGGGAGGCCCCGACGGCCAGTCTCTCCCCGCTTTTCAGATCAAATACGGACGCGACTAGCGTCGTGGTGCCGAGGTCCAGAGCGATTCCGCAGAGTTTGCGCGGCTTTTTCCTCAAGCCATGGGCTTCGTTCTTCTCTCTTGACACCAGAGACCACGTCCCGTTTCTGCGGACAAGCGCAACATCTGGTCGCGGCTCAACTCTTACATACACCCCCTCGGTCAGGACCCGGGCGGAGCTGGAGAGCGTGGAGGGAGGAATCTCAACCACGAGACGGCCCCGTGCCACCGTACGGCAGGCTAGGGCTTCCCTCTTTTTTCTTTCTTTGACCATATATATTCTGCACTTCCCGCAGGTGCCCACACCACCGCACACGCCGCCAATAGAGAGGCCCGCGAGCCGGGCAGCGCTCACGAGGTCGGTTCCGTGGGGGACCCTCACGCACCTTCCAAAGGGCCTGAATAGAACACTTGCAATACGTCCGGACCCGGAAGGCTCAGCGTATCCTTCCCTTCGCCTTTTTCCCGGCATTCTCCCCCCTCGCCCCGCCGTGCTCCTCCCCTTCGCATGGTGAGGCGGAGATGAATATCAAGCTGAGGGCGACCATCAGCGCAACCTGAATCAGGATGTGGATGCTGTCCAGTTTGTAGAGGCCGAGACCGAAGGTCAGGGCCACACCCATCCTGGTGCTGACCGCCCAGATCACATCCCCGATTGAAATCAAGGGGATGCACCAGAGAACCACCCTCAGCCAAGACCCCTTCTTCAATTCAACCACGCCTTAGAATTTTAACGATACAATTTAATTGTTTTGGTCCAGTGCTCGCGCGGGGATTTAGGTCAGGGAGAAAGCCAAAACAATTAATCCCAAGAGGGGAATACCCATTGAGCGGGAAGAGATGGAATGGGTTTGAGGGACTTTGTTGCGGAACTGGACCGACGCCTCGACAGGAGGCTGGAGGGGCTTCCGGACCTCTCTTCCAGAGCGGACCGGGAGAGATACCGTGCTTCGGTTCAGGATTACGTCTCCAGGGCGACCCGGAGGGCCGGGGCGACAATCAAGAGTCTCGACGAACTCGGCGACAGATACGCCGGAAAGCTGAGGCCCAGGAGGGGAACTTGGGACAGAATCATTGACTTCTCGACCAATCACCCATTTCAGATTTTCATCATTCTCACAATAATCACAGCGATTATCGGCTCGCAAGCCGTCAATATCCCCAAGTACATGAGAGGCGACATGGAGATATACCTCCCCCCGGACCACGAGGCAACAAAAATACTCGAGGAGGTCAGGAGGGATTACTCCACAGATGTTATCGTGATCTACATAAAGGCAAAGGACACCGATGGAGACGGGAAGGTGGAGAACCTGACCAGCGTTCCGGTCCTGCTCGAGATGAGTCGCTTCGAGGGCGACGACCTAAACAGGAACGCGCCGGACGAGAGGGACCGGGGCATAGACCCGGACAAGGACGACGGTGGCAAGAACGACCGCGTGAGGTACTGCCTGAGTATCTCCACGATTATCAAGGAGCTAAACAGCACACCAGCGCGTATAGCGCGGGCCCTACAGCTCCCCCCTGTTGCGGGCTCTTACGCCATTCCGCCGGATCAGGAGACCATAGACGCAATAGTCAACACAATTCCCGAAGAGCAGAAAGCCAGCCTTCTCAAGGACACCGACGGCGACGGGATCTATGACAGGGCAGCCATCATAATCGGCGTGCGCGCGGGCACAAGCCCTTCCTACATAGTGGGAAAAGTGGACGCACTCCTGAAGCGCTACGATTCGCAGAGCTGCGAGATGATAAATACAGGGCCTATGACCGTCATAGAAAAGATTCAGGGCAGAACAATATACGAGTTCATTAAGGTCATGCCCTTCACCATCATCTATCTCTTCATCGTTCTCTATTTTTTTCACAGAACCCTCAAAGCCCCCCTGCTCGCCCTGGTCCCTGTGGCCTACGCGCTCGTCATAACCTTCGGAATCGTCGGCGCCCTCCACGAGCGCCTGATAATCAGTCCCCAGATTGCGTTGGTGGCGCCGGTGATGCTGGCCCTCGGAATCTCCTATGGCGTCTACATCGCCAATCGCTTCAGCGAGGAGAGGAAAGGCACGTCAGTCGAGAAGGCTCGCGTGGCAGCCAAGGCGATGAATGCCGCAATCCTCCTCTCTGCGGGAACGACCTCCATAGGCTTCGGCTCGCTGATGTTCGGCACCCTTCCGCCGATAGCGGTGATGGGGATGGCCCTCGCTCTGGGCATCATGCTCACATACGCCCTGACTATGGTGATGGTCCCGATCCTGACCGTTCTTCTCAATTATAAAAAAAGAAAGGAGTGGAGGGGCTGGAGGAGGTTCGCCGCCGTCCCCTCGGACCACAGGAAGAAGACCCTCGTTGCCTTTATTGCGCTGATTCTCCTCTCCCTCTTGCTCATCCCCTCGGTGAGGTTCAACGCGGACTACATGGCGATGGCTCCCTCCGACGACCCTGCCTTCGTCAGCATGAATGAGTATTCCCGGACGATGGGCGGGGGCCAGATAGGGATGGTGATTGTGCGCGGCGCACCCGACTGTGCCAGGAACATCCAGGTTCTGGACAGCATCGAGGCGCTCGAGGGCCGCATCGGTCTTGCCCCCTATACGAACTGTATGAGCGTTGTGGATATAATGAAAATGGTCAAAACACCGGACGAGATAACGATACCGAGGTACGGGACCGTTCACATCGGTGTCAACATCAGCTTCTGGGACGCCGTTCACATGTGGGGCCCTGACAGAGTCAAAGAGTTCCTCGTCAACCTCTTCTACTCCTCTCTCAGCACGGAGATGAGGGGCTTCCTGGTCAACGCCGACTACTCGAAAACCCTGATTTATGTGTTCCAGCCCATGCTGGACATCGAGGGGACCAGAAAGGCGGTCGAGGGTGTGAATAAGGCTGTGGATGAGATTCCCCTCGTGATGAGCACCGCCTCGCACCTGACCGGAGTGGCGGCGATTCAGCTCGCCGTAAATGACCTCCTGATTCAGGGCCAACTCACTTCCCTTGCGGTCTGCATCCTTGCCTCCTGCCTAGTCCTCACAGTTGTTTTCCGCTCCTGGAGGCTTGCGGTCTTCACAATAGTCCCGTGCTGCGTCGTCGTCGGTCTGGAGCCGTTGGTGCTCGTGGGCATCAACATCCCACTCTCCGTCGTGACAGTGATGATTGGCTCCATCGCAATAGGGACGGGCGTGGACTTCAGCATTCAGATATCCCAGAGGGTCCGGGCCGGCGGCCTGAGCATCGAGTCGGTCAAGAGCGCGGTCGAGAACTGCGGGGTTTCGTTCGTAGAGGCTACGGTAACGATGATAATCGGCTTCATGGCGGTCCTCGTCTCTCCGGGCGCTTTAGTCGACCTAGCGATGGGCGTGCAGCCGAGGGACTGGCTCATAATGGGCGTCCCGATACAGTCGGTCCGAGAGTTTGTGCTCATGATTCAGATTCTCCTCGGCCTGAACGCTCTCGCAGCGATTTTCATCCTTCCCGCGATATACACAGTGTGGTTGAGGTTCAGAGAGGCGGAAAAGCTAAGAATTGAGCGCGAGGGTTGGTAGGTGTGGGTGCGGCTGTAGCGACACCACGCGAAGGTTTAGGTACGACCCCCGGCTATTCGGAAAAAGAGGGTCCGGCAATACGCCACCATCGTGGATTTGTAGTAGCCAAAACCTTAAATCACCAGACTCAGATGCCAATCATAATCGGAGGACGGCGCAGGCCGCCCGTAAAGTCCGGTGCATAAGCGAACTAAACTATGGAGCGGTGATGGAATGAGGCGCATGTGGGCTGGAATCGTAGTACTTGTTGTGACGGCGATGTTGATTGCCGGATGCCCGAGCGAAGCTAACAAAGCCCCGAAGGCGAGCATGACGGCAGAGAAAGTGGTTCTTTTCGTCGGAGATACCGCGGTCTTCAACGCATCTGCCTCGAAGGACCCCGATGGGAAAATCAAGTCTTATATCTGGGCTTTCGGCGATGGGGCTACGCTGACCGAGACAAAGAACAAGAGCGCGACCCATCAGTACACGCAGGCCGGTGTCTACAACGTCACTCTGACAGTCAAGGACGATAAGGGGGCGAAGTCGAAACCAATCACCACTGTCATCGTAGTGGCGCCCCTTCCCGTTGCCAGCGTGTCCAGCGCCCTCACCTTCGAGAATATCACATTTTCTCTCGACACATCTGCGCTCGGGGATAGGCTGTCTGAAATAGAGTGGAATTTTGCGGACGGGACCGCCGCCCAGAAAGGTGCGTCGGTCTCCCACCAGTTCAAGGACAATGGGACCTATGATGTGGTTGCGAAAATAACCTGCTCGGGCCAGACGGCCTCGGCAAAGGTTTCCGTTGGAATCACAAACAGGCATCCCGTGGCTAATATAAGCATATCCTCCCCGGCACCTTACTACTCGAACAGAGCGATAGAGTTCACAGGGGCAGCCTCTGGCGACTTGGACGGGACTATAGTCAACTACTCCTGGGACTTCGGGGATGGAAAAAGGGAGAACGGAACCAGTGTCAGTCATAAATACCTCACGCCGGGCGTATATAACATCGTTCTGACGGTTACTGACGACGACGGCGCCACGGGCTCGAGCACCTTCAACATCACGGTCGAGAAGGATCTAATAATAAAGAATGTGACCGTGGAGACGTACGTCGACCCAACCAACCACACCAGAGCAAACCTCCAGATAAAAATCGAAAATAAGGGCGACGCCAAGAGCCCCGGCAGCATACTCATCAACGTCACCTCCTACAAAGCCGACAGGAGCATTAAGATAGACAACAACTCCACCACCAACGAGGGGACCTGGGAGCCCAACACTCCCGGCAACTCAGTCTCCGTGAACGAGCTCCTAACAGATGGCTTCGATGTCGACGGGACCTGGTACTTCATCGAGGTGCAATACCAAGGAACAGTTATAGACAGCGGCTGGTACAAGAAAGGCTGAGAGCAGAAGAAGGCTGACGGAGCGCGTGGTTCCTCTCCCCGAAATTATTTTTTTCCCAGCGCCAGTCAAATCTATGGGCGGTAATCCATCCACTCCCTTCGCCTTTTTATTACGCTCCCTGCCCGCCGCTCCGCCCGCGGCAACTGATTGAGTGGAGGGACTCGGCATGAAGCCTGTCTCGAGCTCGCGACCTCGTGGGACAAGAACGTTGTGATATATTTCAAAGCTACCGACGGTGGCCTGCATAATCGTGTACGAGAAATCTACACGGGGTCCCAAGCAATCTCAAAAGCAGGAGGCTGCGTTTGCGTCAAGGTCGATAGCGACGGGAGACCAGCTCCCCCGTTTGGGCACGGAATCGAAGCTCGACCCAACATGTTCCTTTATAAGGCCTCGAGAGCCGGAGTAGGCAGGGTCGGGGTTATTGGCATGGTGGACGATTCTCTTTTTAAGACGTAGCAGAGCTCACGTACCAGGGGCCATGCGCTTCTCCATGCTGCCCCTAGAGTTACCCAGAATTGGGTTGTGAGTTGTCGATAAGTGCGACATTGCTTAGTGAATCCGGAGCGGCTGATGTTACACCCCCGGTCACACAGAAGCGCTGGACCGGAGGGGCTGGGGCCAGGCGTGGGTTAGACCGGTTAGCTTTTTCTTCTCCTGAGCAATAGATTGCCCACGAGTACGGCGGCTAGAAGCACTAGAGCTCCGAATCCGGGAGTACTCTCTCTGAGTTCAACGTAAATGGTCTGAGAGGTCTTCAGGCCCGCGTCCGCACCCTCTATCGATATCCTGGCGGTGTGGGTTTTTGCGCCCGTGAGGTTCCATTTATATACGAACTCCGCCGTGGAGTTGGCTGGGACAGAAACCTCTGTGCTGAGCAGTTGGACGAGCCCTTCTTTGATTACGAGCAGGACCGTGCCGTCCTTCTCGCCGCTGTTGGAAAGGGTGACGGTGAGTTTGACGCTCCCCTTCTCCCCTTTCTTTACCTCGAGGCTCTTCTTTGACACGAGGACGCTCTGGATATCTATGGAGGCTCGTGGCTCCGGTTTCACAATGATGTCCTTGATATCCTCGTTGATGTTGTTGAACTCGTCCGACTCCACCACAACACCCGTGGCATCGACCTCGACTTTGAATCGGAGGGCAGTGCCGGGAATTGTGGGCTTCACAGTCCAGTTCACGGTCATGGTGTCTCCGTTGGCGAGGTCTAGGTTCTTCACCAAGTATGGCATCTCGGTCCCGAGGTTGAACTTCACCGTAAAATTATAGGCGGGAGCGCGTCCCTTGTTCGCTATTACGGCGGAGGCGGCGTATTCGCGATTCACTATCATTAGTCGAGGCACGTCCACACTTTCCACCACGAGGTCTGGCCTCAGCGGGACAGTTGACTTTACCAACACGCTGTCCTCGAGCAAAGTAGATTTGTACTGTGCCAAGAACTTGAATGTGGTGTCGTTCTCACCCACCTCGGGAGTGTAGGTGTAATTCACCCACTCCTCCGTGCCCACCCGTACATTGACCTTTTTGATGGCGAGGGGATAAGTCTCGTTGGAGCCGAGGTAGAACCTAAGCTCCTCGTTGTAAGCATCGGCCGTGCCGGTGTTGGTCACCTTTGCAGAAAGAAGGACTGTCTCCCCGCTCTTCACGACGGACGGCGTTACCTCGAAGAAGATAAGCTCCACGTTGGGCAGTCTTGGCCTTACCTCTACCTCAGGAGAGGTCATCGAGGCCCGTGGGTCGCTCGAGGCGGGAACCTTCACGGTGAAGGTATGCATGCCCGGTTCTGCACCCGAGGAGTTCCATATGAACGTTGCGATAACGCTGACGCCCCCCTTCGGGATAAACTTAGTCACAACACCTTCGGTGGTCGGGCTAGTCGCATCGTCGACCAGAAGCCAAATCTCCTCGTCGGCGGTGGTGTTGGCGGTCCCATTATTCTTCAGTGTGACCGTGATTGTGACGCTCTCCCCCTCCAGGATAGAGGTCTTGTCCACCTGAATGGAATGGATGTACACGTTCGGGGTGGGGAGGGTGAGTTCGATGATGTCGGACTCGAGCTTGAATTTGGAGCTCGTCACCTCCACCACTATAATGAATTTTCCCTCGCTCATCTGAGAGGTGTCCCAAGTGTAACTGACCGAGACCTCAGTGGAGTTGTCGGCGGGGAGTGGTCTGGGGTAGGGAAGTATCCCATTTATCAGCGGGGAGGCCCCGACTAGGAACCTGACCGTGTCCTCGTCCTGCTCTGTCATATCTTTGGTTCCGTCGTTCTTGAGGTAGGCAGTTATGACGACTGGGTCTCCTATGAGAGCATTGTTGGGTAATACTATTCTATCTACATATACGTGAGGCTTAGGAATTGGGATAATCTTAAAGCTCTTGTAGGCGTCATTGTTGCTGGTGTCTGCATCGGGTATCATTTCATCGTTCACGTTCACCCGGATTTCGTAGTCCCCCGGGACTACGCTGGTTGTATCCCAGACCAGTTGGCAAGAGGCCTCCTCTCCTGGCGCTATGGGGTCGGTGATCATGGATGAGCCTATGACGAGACTATCATAAAAGAATGATACCGTCACTTGACTACTATCGGTGTCGGAGTTAGCGCTATTGTGCACGGTCGCTTTGATCGTTACCATTGAACCCATGATCGCCTCCCCGACAGACTCGCCTCCAACCGTGAACGTGATATCGTCGGTCTCAAGATAAAGGTCCAGTCCAGGGCTCCGGGCACCGGCCATTGCGTCGCCTACCCCGCCGACGCTGAGCCCACCGCCCAGGCTCGCGAGGAACAGGAGGACGCACATTAAAGCACCCATCTTGGTCATTGTAGTCTTCATCACACCACCCTTAGTTAGGTCGGGGGCTTTAATGTTTTGAACCTATATAATAATATTCCTCGGGACAGGAAAGTTGATAAAGGTGATGTGTAGAACCCCATCTAGAATATAGGTGGGCCTTTTACCGAAGGGGTGCTCCGCATTTCGGGCACAGAATCCATTTCGGTCTGGTCTCTGTGCCGCATCTAGGGCAATGTTCTTGCTCCGCCTCTAGCCGTTCCGCTAGCTCCATCGCCTTTGTGGCGTACCTGAGGGCTCTCTCCGCGTCACCTTGGTGCAGGAGCGATTCCGCCAGAGAGAGGTGCCTCCTAACCATGGACGCGTTCAGACCATTCTCTTCTAAGGCTACAATCATCACGGTCACGGATTGGATGACCTCCCTAACTAGGTCCTCTTTCTCTTTCTGCTCCTCCTCATCCGGACCCCCAACCGCAACCGGGGGCTCCGGAGGCTTCTCGAGTTCTGGAGGTGGCTGGGGGCCGGGAGTGGCCGAGACTATTCGGGGGGAAGTGTGCATGGGGCGGGGGAGAGGGGGAAATGTCTCGTGAAGAAGCTCGCGCCGCCCTTCGCCCTTACTGGGCTTTTCCCTTTTCCTCTCTTTGAAAAAGGAGCGTAGGCGAGAGCCGAGGCCGGCCATCAGGAGAAGCTGAGTCGGGTTGAAAGAGCAATGATGGGTGGGTCGGCCCATTTATCGTCCTCCGAAACTCCGGAAGGAGAGTTTTTTATTAGTATTAAATTGTTTTTATATTAATGAGTTCTTTCATTTGGTTTCATTTGGTCCCGGTTTTTACGGATAGGATTATATCCCACCTCAACCTTTTGCACGCTGTCATGAGGGAGTACGACCCCCGGGCAATAGAACAGAAATGGCAACATAGATGGGTGGAGGCAGGGGTCTTCAACTCGCGCCCGGACCCTAGCCGGAGGAAGTTTTTTATCACTGTCGCGTGGCCCTACCCCTCCGGACCGATGCACGTCGGCCACGCCCGCACATACACCGTGCCGGACGTGATCTCGCGCTTCAAGAGAATGAAGGGGTACAATTGCCTCTTTCCAATGGGGTGGCATCTGACCGGGAGCCCCATCGTGGGAGCAACCAAAAGAATAGCTGGGCGGGACGAGAAATATCTCAAGACTCTGCACGAAAAATACGGCCTCTCTCCTCAGCAAATCGACGCCCTCAAAGACCCGATGAGCTTCGCCCGGTTCTGGATATCTGAGAGTCCGATGGGCTACAAGCGCAGCATGAACTCACTCGGGTTCGGTATCGCTTGGGAGCGCGAGTGCACTTCCCTCGACCCCCATTTCAGCAAGCTGGTCGAGTGGCAGTATAGGAGGCTTAGGGAAAGAGGCCTGGTGGCGACGGGCTCCCACCCCGTGAAGTTTTGTCCCCGAGACAATAACGCGGTCACAGACCACGACCTACTCGAGGGGGAGGGCGTTGGGATAAACGAGTTCGTGCTCATAAAGTACAGGCTGGAGGGGGGGAGCCTTGTTTTCCCAGCCGCCACCCTCCGCCCCGAGACCATATTTGGCGTCACCAATATCTGGCTGCATCCGGGCGCGGCTTATGTGGAGATAGAAACAGGCGGCGAGCGCTGGATCGTCTCCGAGCGAGCCGCGGAGAAGCTCTCCCACCAGCAGAAGGAGGTCAGAGTCGTCCGGAGCGTTAAGCCGAGGGACTTCATCGGGAAAAAGGTGGTCGTGCCTAGGACCGGCGTGACAGTGCCGATTCTGCCCGCGGAGTTCGTTCAGGCCGACCACACCACGGGGGTCGTCGGGTCCGTCCCGGCCCACGCGCCCTTCGACCTCGTCGCCCTCGCCGATTTGCAAAGGGACGAGGAGCGGATGCGCTCCTTCGGGCTGAACCCGGAAGAGGTCCGGAGAATTCGGCCTATACGGATGATAGAGTTGGAAGACGGAGGCGAGAGCACCGAGGAATTCATCCGGCGGCTGGGCGTGAGGGACCAGGGGGATGCAAAGAAGCTGGATGAAGCCACCCAAAGAATATACAAGCTCGAGTTCAACAGGGGAAAGATGGCATCCAACACGGGCCCCTGGAGAGGGATGAGAGTCTCCATAGCCAAGGACGGCGTAAGGCAGGAGCTTCTTTCTACCGGCGATGCCGATATCATGTACGAGTTCTCCGACATGCCCGTCATCTGCAGGTGCGGGAGCCCCTGTGTGGTCAGGGTGGTGAAGGACCAGTGGTTCATCCGCTACTCGGACCCGGCCTGGAAGGAGGAGGTCAGGGCCGCGCTGGAAAGAATGGAGCTGATACCACCCGAGACGAGAACCTACTTTCTGAATGTTGTCGAATGGCTCCATGACTGGCCCTGTACCAGAAGGGTTGGGATGGGGACAAGGCTCCCCTGGGATGCCACTGGCTGGATAATAGAATCTCTTTCTGATTCCACCATTTATATGGCCTACTACACCCTCGTCCCCTGGATAAGGAAGGTTAGGCCGGAACAGCTCGACGACTCTGTCTTTGATTATATCTTCTGGGGGACCGGGGAGCCTTCCGCCATCTCGGAAAAGACCGGGATCCCTTCAGAACTACTCACGAGAATGAGGGATGAGTTCACATACTGGTACCCGCAAGATTACCGGGTCAGCGCCAATGAACTGATTCCCAACCACCTGACCTTCATGATATTCCACCATCTCGCCACAATGCCGAAGGAATTCTGCCCACGGGGCATAGTGAGCCTTGGCCTTGGGGTGCTCGAGGGGCAGAGAATGTCGAGTTCGAGGGGAATTGTTTTTGCGGTCTCGGACGCTGTGGAGAAGTACGGAGCAGACGTCACCCGCTTCTACCTGATGTACATGTGCGAGCCCTGGCAGGACTTCAACTGGCGAGGGGCGCAGGCGGAGGCACACAAGCGCCAGCTGGAGAGGTTCTTCTCGATGGCTCAAGAGATAATGGCTATCGAGGACTCTAGGGAAAGCCCTGTGGATGGATGGATGCTCTCGAGGCTGCAGCACCATGTGGCTGCAGCGGGGGAGGCCCTCGAAGAGTTTCAGACTAGAAAGGCACTACAGCACTCCTTCTTTCTGCTCCAGCAGGACATGCGCTGGTACCTCCGGAGGGGCGGCTCGAATCGTGAGGTCCTCAGAAAGGTTCTGGATGCGTGGCTCCGCCTTCTGGCCCCCATCGTGCCACATATCTGCGAGGAGCTTTGGGAGATGCTCGGCGGGCGAGGGTTCATTGCCGACGCCCCGTTCCCATCACCGGATGAGTCCCTCCGGGACAGAAGGGCAGAATTCAGAGAAGAGGTGGTCAAGAGGGTGGCGGAAGATGTGGGTGAGATTCTGAAGGTCACGGGAATAAGTCCGAAGAGGGTCGTTCTCTACTCGGCCCCCAGCTGGAAGTGGGCGATACACAAGCGTGCTCTGGAGATGGCGAGGGAAGGGCGCCTCTCCGTGAGCGAGCTGATAAAATCCGTTCTCAGGATGCCGGAGCTAAGGGAGCGGGAGAGGGAGGTGGCCCCTGTATGTCAGAAGCTTGTGATTGGATTTGGGAGACTCCCACCGGAAGAGCTGGAGCAGCTCACACTCCCGATTGACGAGCCCGCCCTGATGGAGGATATTAGGACCTTTCTCGCGAGGGACCTGGGCTGTGAGGTGCTCCACTTCCCGGCCGAGGCTCCCGACAGGTATGACCCACAGGGCAAGGCCCGCCAGGCTATGCCCCTTCGGCCCGCGATATACATCGAGGGATGAGCTCATCACAACCAATATATACCACACCCCTTAATCTTAGACAAGTGTCCGGAGCGTTAGGGAGTTGCGTCCTCCCTTTTCTGGTGGTCTCTCTCATCTTAGGCATCCTCATTCCCGCACCGACATCCGTTGCCCAGACACCTGAGTGGGTGGTCAGCTCCCTCTTCACGCTTGAGAGCACCGTCAAAGACATCAGAGCCAACCTGATAATTGAGAGCGGCGGCGTACTCCAGCTCCTGAACTCGACCCTCGTGATGAACCTCACAAAGGACGCAGAGTTCGAAATTCTGGTCAAGCCCGGAGGCAGGTTGATTGCGCGTAATTCCACAATCACAAACGGCCCCCTAGGAGCCCATTACTGGTTCAGGGTCAGGGGCGCGATGGAGCTATGTGACAGCAACGTTAGAGGAACATGGGGCGTATTTGAAACCGGAGGGATCATAATATCCTGCAATGAGGTCATCATAACCCGCTGCCGTCTCACCGATCATAAATGGTATGCAATAACTGTCAATGCCTCATCCCCGGAAATCTCCGACAACACCATCGAGGGATGCCGAGCTGGAATTCGGGTGGAGGGGGACGGGGCCCCCAATATCTCGGGTAATTTGATAAGAAACATGGAAAAGGAGGGCATAATCTCCCTTGGTGCGAGGCCCCACATCAGGAGTAACCGGCTCCTGAACAACTGGATGGGCGTGGGCCTCTTCGACTCGGATGCCGAGGTATCGGGCAATGAGATTTTGGGCTCAGGTTCCTCTGGCATTGATTGCTCCAGCGGCTCTGACGCTAAAATCTCAGGAAACACCATCTCCTCAGGGAACGGTGCTGGCATAACCATCCACTCATCCTCGCCGCTCTTGTCCTCCAACACAATCTCCGACAACGCCGTAGGAGTCAACTGCACCTCCTCCAGACCTATAATCCGGAACAATCTTATCACCGGTAGTAGGGGCTGGGGTGTCTACTCCGTCAGCGGCTCCCCAGTGCTGGAAGGTAACTTGTACACCGCAGGCCCCGGTAGCGAGAACGCTCTGGGTGCAGTAGCGGTTGTCTGGAGGCTAACAATCCGGGTGGAGGACTCTGAGCGCCGGCCAGTTGGTGGAGCGGATATTACCATCCGTGACAGTTTGGGGGCTATCGTTTTCAGGGGCAGGACGGAGAGGAGCGGCACCTTCAGCGGCATCGAGCTTTTCCAGTTGCACTATGACCCTAATGGCACGAGGCATGAGGACACGCCGCACACAATCACGGTGGGAGCACAGGGTCTCTCATCGAGCCGGGAGGTCGAAGTAAATGAGGACCAGTCCATAACCATCAGGCTAGGAGAGGGCGCGCCGTCTTT contains:
- a CDS encoding right-handed parallel beta-helix repeat-containing protein, producing the protein MSGALGSCVLPFLVVSLILGILIPAPTSVAQTPEWVVSSLFTLESTVKDIRANLIIESGGVLQLLNSTLVMNLTKDAEFEILVKPGGRLIARNSTITNGPLGAHYWFRVRGAMELCDSNVRGTWGVFETGGIIISCNEVIITRCRLTDHKWYAITVNASSPEISDNTIEGCRAGIRVEGDGAPNISGNLIRNMEKEGIISLGARPHIRSNRLLNNWMGVGLFDSDAEVSGNEILGSGSSGIDCSSGSDAKISGNTISSGNGAGITIHSSSPLLSSNTISDNAVGVNCTSSRPIIRNNLITGSRGWGVYSVSGSPVLEGNLYTAGPGSENALGAVAVVWRLTIRVEDSERRPVGGADITIRDSLGAIVFRGRTERSGTFSGIELFQLHYDPNGTRHEDTPHTITVGAQGLSSSREVEVNEDQSITIRLGEGAPSFIPTGSGPLFALALIGALLNYVRKYRD
- a CDS encoding zinc ribbon domain-containing protein — encoded protein: MGRPTHHCSFNPTQLLLMAGLGSRLRSFFKERKREKPSKGEGRRELLHETFPPLPRPMHTSPRIVSATPGPQPPPELEKPPEPPVAVGGPDEEEQKEKEDLVREVIQSVTVMIVALEENGLNASMVRRHLSLAESLLHQGDAERALRYATKAMELAERLEAEQEHCPRCGTETRPKWILCPKCGAPLR
- the leuS gene encoding leucine--tRNA ligase, which translates into the protein MREYDPRAIEQKWQHRWVEAGVFNSRPDPSRRKFFITVAWPYPSGPMHVGHARTYTVPDVISRFKRMKGYNCLFPMGWHLTGSPIVGATKRIAGRDEKYLKTLHEKYGLSPQQIDALKDPMSFARFWISESPMGYKRSMNSLGFGIAWERECTSLDPHFSKLVEWQYRRLRERGLVATGSHPVKFCPRDNNAVTDHDLLEGEGVGINEFVLIKYRLEGGSLVFPAATLRPETIFGVTNIWLHPGAAYVEIETGGERWIVSERAAEKLSHQQKEVRVVRSVKPRDFIGKKVVVPRTGVTVPILPAEFVQADHTTGVVGSVPAHAPFDLVALADLQRDEERMRSFGLNPEEVRRIRPIRMIELEDGGESTEEFIRRLGVRDQGDAKKLDEATQRIYKLEFNRGKMASNTGPWRGMRVSIAKDGVRQELLSTGDADIMYEFSDMPVICRCGSPCVVRVVKDQWFIRYSDPAWKEEVRAALERMELIPPETRTYFLNVVEWLHDWPCTRRVGMGTRLPWDATGWIIESLSDSTIYMAYYTLVPWIRKVRPEQLDDSVFDYIFWGTGEPSAISEKTGIPSELLTRMRDEFTYWYPQDYRVSANELIPNHLTFMIFHHLATMPKEFCPRGIVSLGLGVLEGQRMSSSRGIVFAVSDAVEKYGADVTRFYLMYMCEPWQDFNWRGAQAEAHKRQLERFFSMAQEIMAIEDSRESPVDGWMLSRLQHHVAAAGEALEEFQTRKALQHSFFLLQQDMRWYLRRGGSNREVLRKVLDAWLRLLAPIVPHICEELWEMLGGRGFIADAPFPSPDESLRDRRAEFREEVVKRVAEDVGEILKVTGISPKRVVLYSAPSWKWAIHKRALEMAREGRLSVSELIKSVLRMPELREREREVAPVCQKLVIGFGRLPPEELEQLTLPIDEPALMEDIRTFLARDLGCEVLHFPAEAPDRYDPQGKARQAMPLRPAIYIEG